A window of the Pirellulales bacterium genome harbors these coding sequences:
- a CDS encoding phospho-sugar mutase, giving the protein MSTATLEKLDAAAAAGKITADAVASVRRWLVEPRYASYAAEVERHIDAGMWKELDDAFWTTIPFGTGGRRGKMYPIGSNTINDRTIGESAQGVADYVVEFVRSARGSNAELRAAVAYDTRHRSRHFAELCSEVMAAAGFRIYFLEGFRSTPELSFTVRHFHCDCGLMITASHNPPSDNAAKVYWSTGGQILPPHDAAITSRVMSVDEIRRMPFAEAVAAGRIEYCQQEADAEYIAAVRSQSLPGPRELRIVYSPLHGVGGSSVVPVLAADGFTDVEVFQPHAEPNGDFPNVPGYVANPENPAIFAAIMARGQESGADLAIATDPDADRVGCAAPEKASEKVSGTDSHLAVSAASALGPNRFLTPFPKSFPKWQTLNGNQIGALLTDFVLDARRRAGRLSPEHYVVKTLVTTEMIRRIADYYGVRTLGNLQVGFKYIGQAIDEAGPERFVIGCEESHGYLVGTHVRDKDAAVAAMLLAELAAQLRAKRQTLHERLDALYWQFGYHAEQQISLTLPGSQGMRQIQSLMARFRADLPPPLGEFTILRSRDYQSLTVRSPGERARPLEGPRGDMVMLDLGRETPSGRVGAESPIDSGDYLAIRPSGTEPKIKLYLFAYEPPEQIGDLAETKAAVAERLQSLETALTALAKEV; this is encoded by the coding sequence ATGTCCACCGCCACGCTTGAAAAACTCGATGCTGCCGCCGCTGCCGGCAAGATCACGGCCGACGCCGTTGCCTCGGTTCGCCGCTGGCTTGTCGAGCCGCGTTATGCTTCCTATGCCGCGGAAGTCGAGCGGCATATCGACGCCGGCATGTGGAAAGAGCTCGACGACGCGTTTTGGACCACGATCCCGTTTGGCACCGGCGGCCGGCGGGGAAAAATGTATCCGATCGGATCCAACACGATCAACGACCGCACGATCGGCGAAAGCGCCCAGGGCGTGGCCGATTATGTCGTCGAATTTGTTCGCTCCGCGCGGGGCAGCAACGCCGAGCTGCGCGCGGCGGTGGCTTACGACACGCGGCATCGCTCGCGCCACTTTGCCGAACTTTGCAGCGAGGTCATGGCCGCCGCCGGCTTTCGGATTTATTTTCTCGAAGGCTTCCGCAGCACGCCCGAGCTGTCGTTTACCGTGCGGCATTTTCACTGCGATTGCGGATTGATGATCACCGCCAGCCACAATCCGCCAAGCGACAACGCGGCGAAAGTGTATTGGTCGACCGGCGGACAAATTCTACCGCCGCACGATGCCGCGATCACGTCGCGCGTGATGTCGGTCGATGAAATCCGCCGGATGCCATTTGCCGAAGCGGTCGCGGCCGGACGGATCGAATATTGTCAGCAAGAAGCGGATGCGGAGTATATCGCCGCCGTGCGGTCGCAATCGCTGCCGGGCCCGCGCGAGTTGCGAATCGTCTATTCGCCCCTGCATGGCGTCGGCGGCTCGTCGGTGGTGCCGGTGCTCGCTGCCGATGGGTTTACCGATGTCGAAGTGTTTCAGCCGCATGCCGAGCCAAACGGCGATTTTCCGAATGTTCCCGGGTACGTCGCCAATCCTGAAAATCCGGCAATCTTCGCCGCGATCATGGCTCGCGGACAAGAAAGCGGCGCCGATTTGGCGATCGCCACCGATCCCGACGCGGATCGCGTCGGCTGCGCGGCGCCGGAAAAGGCTTCGGAAAAGGTGTCAGGAACCGATTCGCACTTGGCGGTCTCTGCCGCGTCGGCACTTGGCCCGAATCGGTTCCTGACACCTTTTCCGAAGTCCTTTCCGAAATGGCAAACGTTGAACGGCAATCAGATCGGCGCGCTGCTGACCGATTTCGTGCTCGATGCCCGCCGCCGGGCCGGCCGGCTTTCGCCCGAGCATTATGTCGTCAAAACACTCGTTACCACGGAAATGATCCGCCGCATCGCGGATTACTACGGCGTGCGAACGCTTGGCAATTTACAGGTGGGGTTCAAGTATATTGGGCAAGCAATCGACGAGGCCGGGCCGGAGCGGTTCGTGATCGGTTGCGAAGAATCGCATGGCTATCTGGTCGGCACGCATGTGCGCGATAAAGACGCGGCCGTGGCCGCGATGCTGCTGGCCGAGTTGGCGGCCCAATTGCGGGCGAAGCGGCAAACGCTGCACGAGCGGCTCGACGCGCTGTATTGGCAATTCGGCTATCATGCCGAGCAGCAGATCTCGCTGACGTTGCCCGGCTCGCAAGGGATGCGGCAAATCCAGTCGCTGATGGCCCGATTCCGTGCCGATCTGCCGCCGCCGCTCGGCGAGTTCACGATTCTGCGATCACGAGATTACCAATCGCTGACGGTTCGCTCTCCTGGCGAACGGGCCCGGCCGCTCGAAGGCCCGCGCGGTGATATGGTGATGCTCGATCTCGGCCGCGAAACACCGAGCGGACGTGTTGGCGCGGAATCGCCGATCGACAGCGGCGATTATCTGGCCATTCGGCCGTCGGGCACGGAGCCGAAGATCAAGCTCTATCTTTTCGCCTATGAGCCGCCCGAACAAATCGGCGACCTGGCGGAGACGAAAGCAGCGGTCGCCGAGCGGTTGCAATCGCTCGAAACCGCATTGACCGCTCTGGCGAAGGAAGTCTGA